A stretch of the Arachis stenosperma cultivar V10309 chromosome 6, arast.V10309.gnm1.PFL2, whole genome shotgun sequence genome encodes the following:
- the LOC130936597 gene encoding protein PHOTOSYSTEM I ASSEMBLY 2, chloroplastic-like isoform X2, with protein sequence MATSASCSSTESALMTKTLQGSRRRFRAPIGLRVSMPRKLKPFNRIRASMVDSSDFVSRMEKTWLISQQPRPIVCLSCNSKGHTECKWCGGTGFFIIGDKMLCEVPSKNTSCIICNGKGSMCCSNCQGTGFRAKWLEEPPTSK encoded by the exons ATGGCTACTTCTGCATCTTGTAGTAGTACTGAGTCAGCACTCATGACAAAAACATTGCAGGGTAGTAGAAGAAGGTTCAGAGCACCAATTGGTTTAAGAGTTTCTATGCCACGTAAACTAAAGCCATTCAATAGAATCCGAGCTTCTATGGTGGACTCATCTGATTTTGTTAGTCGCATGGAAAAAACCTGGTTAATCTCCCAG CAACCACGGCCAATTGTTTGTTTGTCTTGCAACTCAAAGGGGCATACTGAATGCAAATGGTGTGGAGGTACTGGTTTCTTCATTATTGGTGACAAAATGCTCTGTGAAGTTCCATCGAAAAATACCAGCTGTATTATTTGCAATGGCAAG GGATCCATGTGTTGTTCTAATTGTCAAGGAACCGGCTTTCGCGCAAAGTGGTTGGAAGAACCTCCAACTTCAAAGTAG
- the LOC130936597 gene encoding uncharacterized protein LOC130936597 isoform X1, translating into MATSASCSSTESALMTKTLQGSRRRFRAPIGLRVSMPRKLKPFNRIRASMVDSSDFVSRMEKTWLISQVLLDGGNNKTAQVPWPNMLQPRPIVCLSCNSKGHTECKWCGGTGFFIIGDKMLCEVPSKNTSCIICNGKGSMCCSNCQGTGFRAKWLEEPPTSK; encoded by the exons ATGGCTACTTCTGCATCTTGTAGTAGTACTGAGTCAGCACTCATGACAAAAACATTGCAGGGTAGTAGAAGAAGGTTCAGAGCACCAATTGGTTTAAGAGTTTCTATGCCACGTAAACTAAAGCCATTCAATAGAATCCGAGCTTCTATGGTGGACTCATCTGATTTTGTTAGTCGCATGGAAAAAACCTGGTTAATCTCCCAG GTATTATTAGATGGAGGGAATAATAAAACTGCACAAGTCCCTTGGCCTAATATGCTG CAACCACGGCCAATTGTTTGTTTGTCTTGCAACTCAAAGGGGCATACTGAATGCAAATGGTGTGGAGGTACTGGTTTCTTCATTATTGGTGACAAAATGCTCTGTGAAGTTCCATCGAAAAATACCAGCTGTATTATTTGCAATGGCAAG GGATCCATGTGTTGTTCTAATTGTCAAGGAACCGGCTTTCGCGCAAAGTGGTTGGAAGAACCTCCAACTTCAAAGTAG
- the LOC130934077 gene encoding uncharacterized protein LOC130934077, translating to MASNRERETNKRLGEEELDAEAKRQRKDEESSPPSAAASIANPLSGLANNYADIDEEEYYDRKGNLSTNERRNDGSQKNGNGYEELGDSDSDDDDSSEPLYGGRRSRQIEVRKDCPYLDTVNRQVLDFDFEKFCSVSLSNLNVYACLVCGKYYQGRGKSSHAYTHSLEAGHHVYINLRTEKVYCLPDGYEINDPSLDDIRNVLNPRFTPKDVELLDKNKQWSRALDGSSYLPGMVGLNNIKETDFVNVTIQSLMRVTPLRNFFLIPENYQHCKSPLVHRFGELTRKIWHSRNFKGQVSPHEFLQAVMKASKKRFRIGAQSDPVEFMSWLLNTLHADLKSSKKNTSIIYDCFQGELEVVKEIPNKGITDKKENGEDLNKNEKNSDGATERDAFVKETSKMPFLMLGLDLPPPPLFKDVMEKNIIPQVPLFNILKKFDGDTVTEVVRPHIARMRYRVTKLPKYIIIHMRRFTKNNFFVEKNPTLVNFPVKNLELKDYIPLPTPKENEKLRSKYDLIANVVHDGKPGEGFYRVFVQRKSEELWYEMQDLHVSETLPHLVALSEAYMQIYEQQQQQQ from the exons ATGGCTTCAAACCGGGAAAGGGAAACTAACAAGAGGTTAGGGGAGGAAGAGCTTGATGCAGAGGCTAAAAGGCAGAGAAAGGATGAGGAGTCTTCTCCTCCTTCTGCTGCTGCTTCCATTGCAAACCCTCTTTCTGGGTTGGCCAATAATTATGCCGACATTGATGAGGAGGAATATTATGATAGAAAGGGAAATCTTTCTACTAATGAGAGGAGGAATGACGGGTCCCAGAAAAATGGGAATGGATATGAAGAGCTGGGTGATAGTGATAGTGATGACGATGATTCCAGCGAACCATTATATGGTGGAAGACGCAGTCGACAAATTGAGGTTCGGAAGGACTGTCCTTACCTTGATACTGTTAATAGACAG GTTTTGGATTTCGACTTTGAGAAGTTCTGTTCTGTCTCTCTGTCGAATTTGAATGTGTATGCGTGCTTAGTTTGTGGGAAGTATTACCAAGGCAGGGGTAAAAGTTCTCATGCCTATACACACAGCCTTGAAGCAGGACATCATGTTTATATCAATCTCCGAACTGAGAAAGTCTACTGTCTACCCGATGGATATGAAATTAATGATCCTTCATTGGATGACATTCGTAATGTCCTTAATCCAAG GTTTACTCCAAAGGATGTTGAGCTACTTGACAAAAATAAGCAGTGGTCTAGGGCACTTGATGGTTCTAGTTACCTTCCTGGAATG GTGGGACTCAATAATATTAAGGAGACTGATTTTGTGAATGTAACAATCCAGTCCTTAATGAGAGTTACCCCCTTGCGGAATTTTTTCCTTATACCTGAGAACTATCAACACTGCAAATCCCCACTTGTTCATCGATTTGGCGAACTGACCAGAAAGATCTGGCATTCACGAAACTTTAAAGGACAG GTCAGCCCGCATGAGTTTCTACAGGCAGTGAtgaaagccagtaagaaacggTTTCGGATAGGAGCTCAATCTGACCCAGTTGAGTTCATGTCGTGGCTTCTTAATACGCTACATGCAGATCTTAAATCTTCGAAGAAGAATACCAGCATAATTTACGATTGCTTTCAG GGCGAACTTGAGGTTGTAAAAGAGATTCCTAACAAAGGGATCACCGATAAGAAAGAAAACGGTGAGGACCTAAACAAGAATGAGAAAAATTCAGATGGTGCTACAGAGAGAGATGCATTCGTCAAAGAAACTTCCAAGATGCCATTTCTAATGCTAGGATTGGATTTGCCACCACCTCCACTTTTCAAAGATGTGATGGAGAAAAATATAATACCCCAG GTTCCTCTCTTTAACATTCTAAAGAAGTTTGATGGGGATACTGTTACAGAGGTGGTTCGTCCTCACATAGCAAGAATGCGGTATCGGGTTACCAAATTGCCTAAATATATCATTATTCACATGCGTCGATTTACTAAGAACAATTTTTTTGTGGAGAAAAATCCCACTTTAG TCAACTTTCCTGTTAAGAACCTGGAGTTGAAGGACTACATTCCCTTGCCAACGCCGAAAGAAAATGAGAAATTGCGATCTAAATATGATTTAATCGCCAATGTCGTCCATGATGGCAAACCTGGTGAAGGTTTCTATAGGGTATTTGTTCAACGCAAATCAGAAGAACTATG gTACGAGATGCAGGATTTGCACGTCTCAGAAACACTTCCTCATTTGGTTGCACTTTCAGAAGCTTATATGCAGATATATGAGCAGCAACAGCAACAGCAATAA